Proteins from one Rosa chinensis cultivar Old Blush chromosome 7, RchiOBHm-V2, whole genome shotgun sequence genomic window:
- the LOC112178002 gene encoding inositol 3-kinase-like, producing MGRNRTQPISSPRRCLIAGNYCHDVLIHDDVVLAETLGGAASFISNLFDGVSVSYNLVSKVGSDFAYSVHRDPIVVSDCRTTLSHAHFDSRIEGEGQQDRVLKRVACDPICPSDLPESRFDFGMAIVVGGEITVERVGNWWRFAALCLWTFRLCFGFLMGL from the coding sequence ATGGGGAGAAACCGAACCCAGCCCATTTCCTCCCCTCGCCGGTGCCTGATTGCCGGAAACTACTGCCACGACGTTCTCATCCacgacgacgtcgttttggcaGAGACGCTCGGCGGGGCCGCTTCTTTCATCTCCAACTTGTTCGACGGCGTTTCCGTGAGCTACAATCTGGTATCAAAAGTCGGGTCAGATTTTGCTTACTCGGTCCACCGCGACCCGATTGTGGTATCCGATTGCAGGACGACTCTGTCCCACGCGCATTTTGATTCTAGAATCGAAGGGGAAGGCCAGCAGGATCGGGTTCTGAAGAGGGTGGCCTGCGACCCGATTTGCCCCTCGGATCTGCCCGAATCCAGGTTTGATTTCGGAATGGCAATTGTGGTCGGCGGCGAGATTACGGTGGAGAGGGTTGGGAACTGGTGGAGATTTGCGGCACTGTGTTTGTGGACATTCAGGCTCTGTTTCGGGTTTTTGATGGGGCTGTGA